Genomic window (Nitrospirales bacterium LBB_01):
CGAAGGTAAACACAAGATATCTTGGGCTGGTCTCACAGGCAGAAGTTGTATGGCAGGATAAACTTGACTATTTAATTATAGGGTATCCAGAGCTGTTAAAGAATTCGCTTATTATAGACCCGTCATACGTTCTAACTCAGACAACCTGCCGGTTTAAGCCTGAGACTGTTTTGGCGGGAGAATTTGGTGGAGGGATTTATGAGCGTCAGGATAAGATTAATGACAAACCAAAGGCTGGAATTTTACCCGTTCTTACTAGAAGGGATATAAACATATTATTGTTTGTTCACAAAGAAGACGAGGCTGCAGTTGCACAAAAGAATATCGTGCCTATTAACATTATGATAGTACTGACAGACGGAAAAAATCAGTTGGAACTGCACGGGCTTGAAATTAAAAAATACTCAGAAATAGACGTAAGCAAGCTAAAATATAAATACTTCTTTGTTGTAATGAAGCGCTACCCCTATAATTATTCAACAATAAAAGGTATCCCCTAAGGCAGATAAAGGCTGAAACAACCACCGCCTAAAGTGCAGCCATTACATAGACTTATATATCCTTTCTTGTTTTTGTTTGTGTGAAAGTCGGCGACAATTTCTGCAAAGTAAAGCCCCAACCCTGTGCTCCCCGAACAGAAGTCTATAGACTTATCCCTATGGTCACTTGTTGCATCTATGAGAGACTTCGGGTAACCACCGCCATCGTCCTCTATTGAAATTTTTAAGTACCCGTCTTCAACCTCCGCCACAAGTCTGAGCTTTGATTTTGTGTATCTGAAAGAATTGTTCATGGTGCTGTTTAACACCCCTGATATCATGTCAAGGTCGAAAAACCAAAACAAGTCATCTTCACACTCTGTCTCCACCGTTATGTTCTTATAGTCAAGCATAGTCTTATTCTGTATAACCAGATCATTTAAAAGCTCGTTTACGGAATTATAAGTTACGTTAAGAGAGTACATGGACTTGTCCAGTCTGTAGAGGGAAAGAAGTTGAATGAGGTTATTATTTACGCGTTTTGCCTCATAATGCAGATGCGTCAGCTGAACTGCCTCAGG
Coding sequences:
- a CDS encoding HAMP domain-containing histidine kinase codes for the protein MENEQRNIDFATIIASAVHDMKNSLSMLLNYLDDVVDYFKEINVPEAVQLTHLHYEAKRVNNNLIQLLSLYRLDKSMYSLNVTYNSVNELLNDLVIQNKTMLDYKNITVETECEDDLFWFFDLDMISGVLNSTMNNSFRYTKSKLRLVAEVEDGYLKISIEDDGGGYPKSLIDATSDHRDKSIDFCSGSTGLGLYFAEIVADFHTNKNKKGYISLCNGCTLGGGCFSLYLP